The genomic window TTAGGGACATTCTGCGCCCGGAGCTGAAACGCGACTCGGACCTTTTTCGTTTGAATTGCCTGTCGCAGGTGTTTACTCGCGTCGTGCCATGGTTCAATTGTTCTGCCGTAACCCAATAGTTGCAAAAGTGAAGCGGGTTCGAGGCCTTAATGGGACATATCGAGGCGAAAATTTTTCGGAAGCCAAGGTAGTGATCGGTTTCATTTCTGTTGATTTGCATACGCGCAATTGATCGCGCAATCCGTGATTTGGAAACTCAACCATCAATTCAGCTCCCCAAGGAGACTTATGAAAACTTTAATGATGATAGCTATGACATTGATAGCTTCAAATGCGTCCGCAATTTCGTTCATTACCGAAGAAGATGTGCAAAAGACCTTAGGAGCTGAAAAAGTGATCGAAATCAGCAAATACACGGTGCTGGAAAAGCTGGTTGAGAAGAGCTCGGACTGTGAGGCAACATTGTTTAGTCGATCTGCGAGGGCCTATGTCGTAAAGATGAACGGCAAATCGCTTCTTGTTGTTACGCGAATGCAATACACTAAGAACCGCGAGTCACTTAGTTCCAATAGCCCGCGATCAACCGGTATTCGAAGTAAGCGACCAAGGCCAACGCTGCTTCTGCGACTGCGGCCACTCCCGAGATTGGTTGTTCGAGTAGCGCGGATGCGCTACGTAACAACGGAAGGCCAGAGGCCTGTAGCGATTAATGTCGCGCGGATGCGCGACATCGGTGCGAAGGCGCGAAGCGCCGTAGCCTAGAAGCATCGAAGCGCGTGTTCCCCGTCGCGCACGCGCGACAATTGGGACACGCGCTTCGCCCCGGTATTGCCGTTTCCTTAAATTTTAGAAGCGTGATCCTCCAACTTACCACAATGCCTAGGTGATGTGGAGTGGCTGTCGGGATGGCATTTGGTTTTCTTGCCAGACTCAATCCTTTCAAGCTATCCTTCCTGCGTGGCCTATCAAGATCTCTATAGACTGAGTGTTCACGCTGTTTTTACTGACAAAGAAGATCGCACCTTGTTTGTTCGTACTACATATGGTGCAAAAGCATGGACGCTTCCCGGAGGTGCCGTCGATCCCGGCGAAACAATTCACGAAACACTAGTTCGTGAATGCAGGGAGGAGTTAGGAAGAGATATTAGGGTGTTATATCTTTCTGGCGTGTATTTTCATGCTTCTCACAACTCCCACGCTTTTGTATTTCGATGCGAATTCCAAGATGGTTTTGAAATTCAGTTGTCGGAAGAACACTCCGAATTTACCTACCGAAACACCACCGAACTTAAGGACTCTCATCGAGTCAAAGTGGAAGACTGCTTGAATTATTCTGGAAGCACAAAGAGTGCAAAATTTTAGCGATCAACATTTGCTCCATATTTCAGAAACATAATCCCTTTTCCATTTCTCCGATTGAAACGAAACTCTCTAAATCATTCTTAATTGAATGACGAAATGTTGCCGATAAAGGGACTCGACAAAAATCGGGGGAACTATGGCGAAAGAAACAAAACAAGATCGTATCGTACGAGGAATTTTCGACCAAGTAACCGAACACCTACATGAGATAAAAGGTCTCGAAGCCAGCGGCACAGCTAAAGAGTTAGACGTTGAACGATGGGCTC from Deltaproteobacteria bacterium includes these protein-coding regions:
- a CDS encoding NUDIX domain-containing protein; this encodes MAYQDLYRLSVHAVFTDKEDRTLFVRTTYGAKAWTLPGGAVDPGETIHETLVRECREELGRDIRVLYLSGVYFHASHNSHAFVFRCEFQDGFEIQLSEEHSEFTYRNTTELKDSHRVKVEDCLNYSGSTKSAKF